One Gimesia aquarii DNA segment encodes these proteins:
- a CDS encoding DNA-directed RNA polymerase subunit alpha C-terminal domain-containing protein: MSVDELIDVKGVLQSSGSVGYSDVEQLTEIVCSDQVAELRNEVQALVKNIAEGQASPELSAKAGIALHLLGQHSDAVEQLEKVQDNATASFFHAVSLIALKRYPDAGKQLETAAKLGYDAIECSLRRAETFRLVGNLDESETILSSIAKDAAGRAEYSFQMGCIRSDRGDLYGAIEYFERAVDMDPRHSRAIFRLAGENASRGNDEDAIRLYEQSLSSPPFYLGAILNLGLLYEDMENYPAAAFCFRRILEADPQNEMAAMYLKDIEAADSMYYDEETARNEARMKQLLDRPVTDFELSVRSRNCLHAMDIHTLGDLTRVSENDLLAGKNFGQTSLDEIREMLTSFGLHIGQNLHESLGQDGGYAALPPELADNPVTEKPISDLGLSVRSRKCMSRLGIGTMGELLRRSPDELLASRNFGVTSLNEIREKLGEMNLKLRND, translated from the coding sequence GTGAGTGTAGACGAATTAATTGATGTAAAAGGTGTATTACAAAGTTCTGGTAGTGTCGGATATTCAGATGTAGAGCAGTTGACTGAAATTGTCTGCTCTGATCAGGTTGCCGAACTACGTAATGAAGTACAGGCTCTCGTCAAAAATATCGCTGAGGGTCAGGCTTCGCCTGAGCTTTCTGCGAAGGCTGGTATCGCCTTGCATTTGTTAGGTCAACACAGTGATGCTGTTGAGCAACTTGAAAAAGTTCAAGATAACGCAACGGCCAGCTTTTTTCATGCTGTTTCTTTAATCGCACTAAAGCGATATCCAGACGCTGGCAAACAACTAGAGACAGCAGCAAAGTTGGGCTACGATGCAATTGAGTGCTCACTGAGAAGAGCAGAAACTTTTCGCCTGGTGGGTAATTTGGATGAATCAGAAACGATTCTCTCTTCCATCGCTAAAGATGCGGCTGGCCGAGCCGAATATTCATTCCAGATGGGATGTATTCGCTCAGACCGTGGAGACTTATACGGGGCGATTGAATATTTTGAACGAGCCGTCGATATGGACCCCCGTCACTCTCGCGCGATATTTCGTCTCGCAGGAGAAAACGCTTCGCGTGGAAATGATGAAGATGCGATCCGTCTCTATGAGCAGTCACTCTCCAGCCCGCCTTTCTATCTGGGAGCGATTCTGAATTTGGGATTACTCTATGAGGATATGGAAAACTATCCGGCTGCTGCATTTTGTTTCCGGCGTATCTTGGAAGCAGATCCACAAAATGAAATGGCTGCGATGTATCTAAAAGATATCGAAGCGGCTGACAGCATGTACTACGATGAAGAGACTGCTCGTAACGAAGCCCGCATGAAACAACTGTTGGATCGACCAGTGACTGATTTCGAGCTTTCTGTTCGCAGTCGCAACTGTCTGCATGCGATGGATATTCATACGTTGGGTGATCTGACACGTGTCAGCGAAAATGACCTGTTAGCCGGAAAGAATTTTGGCCAGACGTCACTCGATGAAATCCGAGAGATGCTTACTTCATTCGGTTTACACATCGGTCAAAACCTGCACGAATCATTGGGTCAGGATGGTGGCTATGCTGCCTTGCCTCCTGAATTGGCTGACAATCCTGTTACAGAGAAACCCATATCCGACCTCGGGCTTTCTGTTCGTTCACGGAAGTGTATGTCTCGGCTTGGAATTGGAACTATGGGCGAATTGCTTCGACGTAGCCCGGATGAGTTATTGGCCAGTCGCAACTTCGGCGTGACTTCACTTAATGAAATCCGTGAAAAATTGGGTGAAATGAATCTCAAATTGCGT